A portion of the Pectobacterium brasiliense genome contains these proteins:
- the dppD gene encoding dipeptide ABC transporter ATP-binding protein has protein sequence MALLNVDKLSVHFGDEDLPFRAVDRISYQVEQGQVVGIVGESGSGKSVSSLAIMGLIDYPGKVMADKLEFNQRDLTKISEKERRNLVGSEVAMIFQDPMTSLNPCYTVGYQIMEAIKVHQGGNRKTRRQRAIDLLTLVGIPDPGSRLDVYPHQLSGGMSQRVMIAMAIACRPKLLIADEPTTALDVTIQAQIIELLLELQQRENMALILITHDLALVAEAAHHIIVMYAGQVVESGKAADIFSAPRHPYTQALLRALPEFAADKSRLASLPGVVPGKYDRPNGCLLNPRCPYAQDRCRQEEPALRDIPGRQVKCHTPLDDAGRPTL, from the coding sequence ATGGCGTTGCTCAATGTAGATAAACTGTCGGTTCACTTTGGTGATGAGGATCTGCCGTTTCGTGCGGTCGATCGTATCAGCTACCAGGTTGAACAAGGTCAGGTCGTCGGTATCGTCGGGGAATCCGGCTCCGGTAAGTCCGTCAGTTCGCTGGCGATTATGGGACTGATTGATTACCCCGGCAAAGTGATGGCCGACAAGCTGGAATTTAACCAGCGTGATTTAACAAAAATTTCTGAAAAAGAACGGCGTAATCTGGTGGGTTCTGAAGTCGCGATGATTTTCCAGGACCCGATGACCAGCCTGAATCCGTGTTATACCGTGGGCTACCAGATCATGGAAGCTATCAAGGTGCATCAGGGCGGTAATCGCAAAACCCGTCGTCAGCGTGCGATTGACCTGCTGACGCTGGTCGGGATTCCCGATCCAGGTTCGCGTCTTGACGTGTATCCGCACCAGCTTTCCGGCGGGATGAGCCAGCGCGTGATGATCGCGATGGCGATTGCCTGTCGGCCGAAGTTGCTGATTGCCGATGAGCCGACCACGGCGCTCGACGTGACCATTCAGGCGCAGATCATCGAACTGTTGCTCGAATTGCAGCAGCGAGAAAACATGGCGCTGATCCTGATTACCCATGATTTGGCGCTGGTGGCTGAAGCGGCACACCACATCATCGTGATGTATGCCGGGCAGGTGGTGGAATCAGGCAAAGCGGCAGATATTTTCAGCGCGCCCCGTCATCCGTATACCCAGGCATTGCTGCGTGCGCTGCCGGAGTTTGCGGCAGATAAATCCCGACTGGCATCGTTGCCGGGTGTGGTACCGGGTAAATATGACCGCCCGAACGGCTGTCTGTTAAACCCGCGCTGTCCCTATGCGCAAGACCGCTGCCGTCAGGAAGAACCTGCACTGCGCGATATTCCTGGTCGTCAGGTGAAATGTCATACACCGCTGGATGATGCGGGGAGGCCAACCCTATGA
- the dppA gene encoding dipeptide ABC transporter periplasmic-binding protein DppA — protein MEKSLVKSRVLKFGLGLLALSVAAGVQAKTLVYCSEGSPEGFNPQLFTSGTTFDASSIPIYNRLVEFKDGTTDTGPGLAEKWDISEDGKTYTFHLRKGVKWQDSKDFKPSREFNADDVIFSFMRQQDANHPYHKVSGGSYEYYQGMGMPELVSKIEKVDDYTVRFVLNRPEAPFLANLAMDFASILSAEYADKMLKAGTPEKIDLNPIGTGPFQLQQYQKDSRILYKAFEGFWGTKPGVDRLVFSITPDASVRYAKLQKDECQIMPYPNPADLAKMKEDKNITLMEQPGLNVGYLAYNVEKKPLDNVKIRQALNYAVNKSAIIEAVYQGAGQAATNLIPPTMWGYNNDVKDYSYDPEKAKALLKEAGMADGFSIDLWAMPVQRPYNPNARRMAEMIQSDWAKVGVKAKIVTYEWGEYLKRAKDGEHQTVLMGWTGDNGDPDNFFATLFSCDAAKNGSNYSKWCYKPFEDLIQPARAVSDHEKRIELYKQAQVVMHDQAPALIVAHSTVYEPVRKNVKGYVVQPRGVHSFNNVTLD, from the coding sequence ATGGAAAAATCCCTGGTTAAATCAAGGGTGTTGAAGTTCGGCCTTGGCTTGCTCGCCCTGTCCGTCGCTGCAGGCGTTCAGGCAAAGACGCTGGTGTACTGCTCAGAAGGCTCCCCGGAAGGTTTTAACCCACAGCTGTTCACCTCCGGTACAACGTTTGATGCCAGCTCTATTCCTATTTATAACCGCCTGGTGGAATTTAAAGACGGTACCACGGACACCGGTCCGGGTCTGGCTGAAAAATGGGATATTAGCGAAGACGGCAAAACCTATACTTTCCATCTGCGCAAAGGCGTGAAATGGCAAGACAGTAAGGATTTCAAACCTTCTCGTGAATTCAATGCCGATGACGTGATTTTCTCCTTCATGCGTCAGCAGGATGCCAACCATCCGTACCACAAAGTATCTGGCGGCAGCTATGAATACTATCAGGGTATGGGTATGCCGGAACTGGTCAGCAAAATCGAAAAAGTAGACGACTATACCGTCCGCTTTGTGCTGAACCGCCCTGAAGCGCCGTTCCTGGCAAACCTGGCGATGGACTTTGCTTCCATCCTATCAGCGGAATACGCGGATAAGATGCTGAAAGCCGGTACGCCAGAGAAGATTGACCTGAACCCAATCGGTACAGGCCCGTTCCAGCTGCAGCAGTACCAGAAAGATTCCCGTATTCTGTACAAAGCCTTTGAAGGCTTCTGGGGTACTAAGCCTGGTGTTGACCGTCTGGTCTTCTCCATCACGCCAGATGCGTCTGTACGTTACGCCAAGCTGCAAAAAGACGAATGCCAGATCATGCCGTATCCAAACCCGGCCGATCTCGCGAAGATGAAAGAAGATAAGAACATCACGTTGATGGAACAGCCTGGCCTGAACGTTGGCTATCTGGCTTACAACGTTGAGAAAAAGCCGCTGGATAACGTCAAGATTCGCCAGGCGCTGAACTATGCGGTTAACAAGTCTGCCATTATCGAAGCGGTCTATCAGGGAGCCGGCCAGGCCGCAACTAACCTGATCCCGCCGACCATGTGGGGCTACAACAACGACGTTAAAGACTACAGCTACGATCCTGAGAAAGCGAAAGCGCTGCTGAAAGAAGCGGGTATGGCTGACGGTTTCTCTATCGACCTGTGGGCAATGCCGGTACAGCGTCCGTACAACCCGAACGCGCGTCGTATGGCAGAAATGATTCAGTCCGACTGGGCGAAAGTTGGCGTGAAAGCCAAGATCGTCACCTACGAGTGGGGCGAGTATCTGAAGCGTGCGAAAGACGGCGAGCACCAGACCGTACTGATGGGCTGGACTGGCGACAATGGGGATCCAGATAACTTCTTCGCGACCCTGTTCAGCTGCGATGCGGCTAAAAATGGCTCCAACTACTCCAAGTGGTGCTATAAGCCGTTTGAAGACTTGATCCAACCGGCGCGCGCCGTTTCCGATCACGAAAAACGTATTGAACTGTACAAGCAGGCACAGGTTGTGATGCACGATCAGGCTCCGGCGCTGATTGTCGCGCACTCTACCGTGTACGAACCTGTACGTAAAAACGTGAAAGGTTATGTGGTTCAGCCGCGTGGTGTGCATAGCTTCAACAACGTGACGTTGGATTAA
- the dppB gene encoding dipeptide ABC transporter permease DppB has translation MLQFILRRLGLVIPTFIGITLLTFAFVHMIPGDPVMIMAGERGISAERHAQLLAEMGLDKPLWQQYLHYIGGVMQGDLGISLKSRIPVWEEFVPRFKATLELGICAMMFAIAVGIPVGVLAAVKRGSIFDHTSVGLALTGYSMPIFWWGMMLIMLVSVQLDLTPVSGRISDTIFLDDSMPLTGFMLIDTLFWGEEGDFIDAVEHMILPAIVLGTIPLAVIVRMTRSAMLEVLGEDYIRTARAKGLSRLRVIVVHALRNAMLPVVTVIGLQVGTMLAGAILTETIFSWPGLGRWLIDALQRRDYPVVQGGVLLVATMIILVNLLVDVLYGVVNPRIRHKK, from the coding sequence ATGTTGCAATTCATACTCCGGCGTTTGGGGTTAGTTATCCCAACGTTTATTGGTATCACCCTATTAACCTTCGCGTTCGTACACATGATTCCGGGCGACCCGGTGATGATCATGGCGGGGGAACGGGGTATTTCCGCCGAGCGTCACGCGCAGTTGCTGGCTGAAATGGGGCTGGATAAGCCGCTTTGGCAGCAATACCTCCACTATATTGGCGGTGTGATGCAGGGCGATCTGGGGATCTCCCTCAAGAGTCGTATCCCCGTGTGGGAAGAATTTGTGCCTCGCTTCAAAGCGACGCTGGAACTGGGTATCTGCGCGATGATGTTTGCTATCGCGGTGGGGATTCCGGTTGGTGTGCTGGCTGCGGTCAAACGCGGTTCCATTTTCGATCATACCTCTGTTGGCCTGGCGCTGACGGGCTACTCCATGCCTATCTTCTGGTGGGGCATGATGCTGATTATGCTGGTCTCCGTTCAGCTTGATCTTACCCCCGTTTCGGGACGCATCAGCGACACGATTTTCCTTGATGACAGTATGCCGCTAACCGGCTTTATGCTGATCGATACCCTGTTCTGGGGCGAGGAAGGCGACTTTATCGACGCGGTTGAACACATGATCCTGCCTGCCATCGTGCTGGGCACCATTCCACTGGCGGTGATTGTGCGTATGACGCGCTCCGCGATGCTGGAAGTGCTGGGTGAGGATTACATTCGTACCGCTCGCGCCAAAGGGCTGAGCCGTCTGCGTGTGATTGTCGTACACGCGTTGCGTAATGCGATGCTGCCGGTGGTAACGGTAATTGGTTTACAGGTCGGTACCATGCTGGCCGGGGCGATCCTGACGGAAACCATTTTCTCCTGGCCGGGGCTGGGACGGTGGTTAATCGATGCGTTGCAGCGTCGTGACTATCCGGTGGTTCAGGGCGGCGTACTGCTGGTGGCAACCATGATCATTCTGGTGAACCTGCTGGTAGATGTGCTCTACGGCGTGGTTAACCCACGCATCCGTCACAAGAAATAA
- a CDS encoding 2-hydroxycarboxylate transporter family protein, with protein MKKIETDILCENDLALETQESFIGGFFKKKIGSVPVALFMAIAAIVAIAAYEGYLPKNMIGGFAVIMTMGFLLAHIGSNIPVFKDIGGPAILCLMVPSVMVYFELFNDNTMKTVHLLMKEANFLYFVIACLVVGSILGMNRKILIQGMVRMFVPLVIGTATALATGLLVGKLCGYSFYHTFFFIIVPIIGGGIGEGILPLSLAYSAILGESPDVYVAQLAPAAVVGNIFAILCAGVLSRLGMRRKDLNGEGRLVRSDEDNAMFAVNEAPKPVDFHLMGGGLLMICAFFIVGGLFEKLVHIPGPVLMILIAVLCKYGRVIPAIMETGAHSVYKFVSSSLVWPLMIGLGMLYIPLESVVAVFSVGYVIVCGSVVLSMALVSFLIAPYLNMYPIEASIVTTCHSGLGGTGDVAILSASNRMSLMPFAQIATRIGGASTVIAATLLLGWVA; from the coding sequence ATGAAAAAAATTGAAACTGATATTTTATGTGAGAACGATCTCGCTCTGGAAACACAAGAATCGTTTATCGGGGGATTTTTTAAAAAGAAAATCGGCTCCGTTCCCGTTGCACTTTTTATGGCGATTGCCGCCATTGTCGCTATCGCTGCCTACGAAGGATATTTGCCTAAAAATATGATTGGCGGTTTCGCCGTCATCATGACGATGGGTTTTTTACTGGCACACATTGGCAGCAACATTCCCGTGTTCAAAGATATCGGCGGCCCGGCCATTCTGTGCCTGATGGTACCGTCCGTTATGGTGTATTTTGAGCTGTTCAACGACAACACCATGAAAACCGTCCACCTGCTGATGAAAGAGGCGAACTTCCTGTATTTCGTTATCGCCTGTCTGGTGGTCGGCAGTATTCTGGGTATGAACCGCAAAATCCTGATTCAGGGGATGGTGCGCATGTTCGTCCCGCTGGTCATCGGCACCGCAACCGCGCTGGCAACCGGTTTGCTGGTTGGTAAACTGTGCGGCTATAGCTTCTATCACACCTTCTTCTTCATTATCGTGCCAATCATCGGCGGCGGTATCGGTGAAGGCATCCTGCCATTATCTCTAGCCTACTCTGCCATTCTGGGAGAAAGCCCGGATGTCTATGTTGCTCAGCTAGCGCCCGCAGCCGTCGTCGGTAACATCTTCGCGATTCTGTGTGCCGGCGTGTTATCCCGTCTGGGTATGCGCCGCAAGGATCTGAACGGCGAAGGGCGTCTGGTTCGCAGCGATGAAGACAACGCGATGTTTGCCGTCAATGAAGCACCAAAACCGGTCGATTTTCATCTGATGGGCGGCGGATTGCTGATGATTTGCGCCTTCTTCATCGTTGGTGGACTGTTTGAGAAATTGGTACACATCCCAGGCCCAGTGCTGATGATTCTGATCGCCGTCCTCTGCAAATACGGACGCGTGATTCCTGCGATTATGGAAACTGGCGCACACAGCGTTTACAAGTTCGTATCCAGTTCTCTGGTGTGGCCGCTGATGATCGGACTGGGCATGCTGTATATCCCGCTGGAAAGCGTCGTCGCAGTATTCTCTGTGGGTTATGTCATCGTCTGTGGTTCTGTGGTGCTGTCCATGGCGCTGGTGAGCTTCCTGATTGCACCTTATCTGAACATGTATCCAATTGAAGCGTCCATCGTAACCACGTGCCACAGCGGGCTGGGCGGTACGGGTGACGTGGCTATTCTGTCTGCTTCTAACCGTATGTCCCTGATGCCGTTCGCACAGATCGCTACCCGTATCGGCGGCGCATCTACCGTCATCGCCGCAACGCTGCTGCTGGGCTGGGTTGCTTAA
- the dppC gene encoding dipeptide ABC transporter permease DppC has translation MTHVTEPVVNSAPKPMTPLQEFWHYFKRNKGAVVGMAYVVLMLIIAIGANVLAPHAPAEQFRDALLRPPVWQEGGSWQFILGTDDVGRDVLSRLMYGARLSLLVGCLVVALSLVLGVIFGLLAGYFGGVVDALIMRIVDIMLALPSLLLALVLVAVFGPSIVNASLALTFVALPHYVRLTRAAVLVEVNRDYVTASRVAGASSMRQMFVNILPNCLAPLIVQASLGFSNAILDMAALGFLGMGAQPPTPEWGTMLSDVLQFAQSAWWVVTFPGLAILLTVLAFNLMGDGLRDALDPKLKQ, from the coding sequence ATGACACACGTCACTGAACCTGTTGTAAATAGCGCACCGAAGCCGATGACCCCGCTACAGGAATTCTGGCACTATTTTAAACGTAACAAAGGGGCGGTCGTTGGCATGGCGTATGTCGTGCTGATGCTGATTATCGCCATTGGCGCCAACGTGTTGGCTCCGCATGCGCCCGCTGAGCAGTTCCGCGATGCGTTGCTTCGCCCGCCGGTCTGGCAAGAGGGTGGAAGCTGGCAGTTTATTCTGGGAACGGACGACGTCGGGCGTGATGTCCTGTCCCGCCTGATGTACGGCGCACGTCTCTCTCTGCTGGTTGGCTGTCTGGTCGTCGCACTGTCGCTGGTGCTTGGGGTGATCTTCGGCCTGCTGGCCGGATATTTCGGCGGTGTGGTCGATGCACTCATCATGCGTATCGTCGATATCATGTTGGCGCTGCCGAGCCTGCTGCTGGCGCTGGTGCTGGTGGCCGTCTTCGGACCTTCGATTGTGAATGCCTCGCTGGCGTTGACCTTCGTGGCATTGCCGCACTATGTCCGTTTGACCCGCGCAGCGGTGCTGGTGGAAGTCAATCGCGATTACGTCACGGCTTCACGCGTGGCGGGAGCCAGCTCGATGCGTCAGATGTTCGTCAACATTCTTCCGAACTGCCTGGCACCGTTGATTGTGCAGGCTTCTCTCGGCTTTTCTAACGCCATTCTTGATATGGCTGCTTTGGGTTTCCTCGGTATGGGCGCACAGCCGCCAACACCAGAATGGGGCACCATGCTGTCGGACGTTTTGCAGTTTGCGCAAAGCGCCTGGTGGGTGGTGACGTTCCCCGGTCTGGCGATCTTACTGACGGTATTGGCGTTTAACCTGATGGGGGACGGTTTGCGTGACGCTCTCGACCCCAAACTCAAGCAGTAG
- the dppF gene encoding dipeptide ABC transporter ATP-binding subunit DppF, with the protein MSELNAPSQPYLLHAIDLKKHYPVKKGFFAPERMVKALDGVSFTLERGKTLAVVGESGCGKSTLGRLLTMIETPSDGELYYQGQDLLKHDPEAQKLRRQKIQIVFQNPYGSLNPRKKVGQILEEPLQINTELSKAERREKALAMMAKVGLKTEHYDRYPHMFSGGQRQRIAIARGLMLDPDVVIADEPVSALDVSVRAQVLNLMMDLQQDLGLSYVFISHDLSVVEHIADEVMVMYLGRCVEKGSKDAIFNNPRHPYTQALLSATPRLNPDLRRERIKLTGELPSPLNPPPGCAFNARCQRCFSTCTQFQPQLKTYGEQQVACFAVDQDEQGTAVA; encoded by the coding sequence ATGAGTGAACTGAACGCACCATCGCAGCCGTATTTGCTGCATGCGATAGATTTGAAAAAACACTATCCGGTGAAAAAGGGCTTTTTCGCGCCAGAACGGATGGTGAAAGCGCTGGACGGCGTTTCCTTTACGCTGGAACGCGGTAAAACGCTGGCAGTGGTCGGAGAGTCCGGTTGTGGAAAATCCACGCTGGGTCGCCTGCTGACGATGATCGAAACCCCGTCTGATGGCGAACTGTACTATCAGGGACAGGATCTACTGAAGCACGATCCTGAAGCACAGAAGCTACGTCGGCAGAAGATCCAGATCGTTTTCCAGAATCCGTACGGATCGCTGAACCCGCGTAAGAAAGTCGGCCAGATCCTGGAAGAACCACTCCAGATCAACACGGAACTGTCAAAAGCTGAACGTCGTGAAAAAGCGTTGGCGATGATGGCAAAAGTGGGGCTGAAAACGGAGCATTACGACCGTTATCCGCATATGTTCTCTGGCGGTCAGCGTCAACGTATCGCTATCGCCCGTGGATTGATGCTGGACCCAGACGTGGTGATTGCCGATGAGCCCGTTTCAGCGCTGGACGTGTCGGTTCGTGCGCAGGTGCTGAACCTGATGATGGATTTGCAGCAGGATCTGGGGCTGTCTTACGTCTTCATCTCGCACGATCTGTCCGTTGTTGAACATATTGCTGATGAAGTGATGGTGATGTATCTGGGCCGCTGTGTGGAGAAGGGCAGTAAAGATGCCATTTTCAACAACCCGCGCCACCCGTATACGCAGGCGTTACTGTCCGCGACGCCGCGCCTGAACCCGGATTTACGCCGTGAACGCATCAAGCTGACGGGTGAACTGCCCAGCCCGCTGAATCCACCGCCGGGCTGCGCGTTCAATGCGCGCTGCCAGCGCTGCTTCAGCACTTGCACGCAGTTCCAACCGCAGTTGAAAACCTACGGCGAACAGCAGGTCGCTTGCTTCGCTGTCGATCAAGACGAACAGGGCACCGCTGTAGCCTAG